In Yarrowia lipolytica chromosome 1F, complete sequence, a genomic segment contains:
- a CDS encoding uncharacterized protein (Compare to YALI0F24167g, similar to Saccharomyces cerevisiae SPS4 (YOR313C); ancestral locus Anc_8.790, weakly similar to uniprot|P09937 Saccharomyces cerevisiae YOR313c SPS4 sporulation-specific protein) — MPIKDFTNPAFSNPQETSSQHTHTKMPSVADNTSNGPIEGNVLPQSKFIQHLSEYPAVAAVTGFAASFPVVKIFASNAVPLIQAIQNRGAPVAEPVVKRAAPYISQIDNAADEALNRLDKAVPSLKNTKPDEVYSRIVTQPLENVRGTVDKYADETKNTVSRVVVQPIRDVASRVQSQVVTYYDAHGKPIVHARLDPIFHPLNDRLEALINAYLPKGQEIVTDAENELARAWRLTVVAFDRARPLIEQQTSQIQEINQHTREHIQKVYDGKRSEIDDKKTVSGPVYATVATVRDLSQEGLQYAQSILNAKKPEEKADSNSGVAPVSQPHTTSAVDNSLAAPTAVHEVTASA, encoded by the coding sequence ATGCCTATAAAAGACTTCACTAACCCAGCTTTTTCGAACCCACAAGAGACATCCTCACAgcatacacacacaaaaatgcCTTCTGTCGCCGACAACACTTCCAACGGTCCAATTGAGGGCAACGTTCTGCCCCAGTCCAAGTTCATCCAGCACCTGAGCGAGTATCCAGCTGTTGCTGCCGTGACTGGCTTCGCTGCCTCTTTCCCCGTTGTCAAGATTTTTGCATCCAACGCCGTTCCTCTCATCCAGGCCATCCAGAACCGAGGTGCCCCCGTCGCCGAGCCCGTCGTCAAGCGAGCCGCCCCCTACATCTCTCAGATTGACAACGCTGCCGACGAGGCCCTCAACCGACTCGACAAGGCCGTGCCCTCTCTCAAGAACACCAAGCCCGACGAGGTCTACAGCCGAATCGTGACCCAGCCCTTGGAGAACGTGCGAGGTACTGTCGACAAGTACGCcgacgagaccaagaacaCTGTCTCCCGAGTGGTTGTGCAGCCCATCCGAGACGTTGCCTCCAGAGTCCAGTCTCAGGTTGTCACCTACTACGATGCCCATGGAAAGCCCATTGTCCACGCCCGACTCGACCCCATCTTCCACCCTCTCAACGACCGTCTCGAAGCCCTGATCAACGCCTACCTGCCCAAGGGCCAGGAGATTGTGACTGATGCCGAGAACGAGCTGGCCCGAGCATGGCGCCTCACCGTGGTTGCTTTTGACCGAGCCCGACCTCTgattgagcagcagacttCCCAGATTCAGGAAATCAACCAGCACACCCGAGAACACATCCAGAAGGTTTACGACGGCAAGCGATCGGAAATCGACGATAAGAAGACTGTCTCTGGTCCAGTATACGCCACCGTCGCCACTGTCCGAGATCTTTCACAGGAGGGCCTCCAGTACGCCCAGTCCATTCTGAAtgccaagaagcccgaggagaaggccgacTCTAACTCTGGTGTTGCTCCCGTGAGCCAGCCTCACACCACCTCCGCTGTTGACAACTCCCTCGCTGCTCCCACCGCCGTTCACGAGGTTACTGCTTCTGCTTAA
- a CDS encoding uncharacterized protein (Compare to YALI0F24145g, weakly similar to wi|NCU01815.1 Neurospora crassa NCU01815.1 predicted protein): MSDRQNLLGNEGVSTESRAELKRQTLSNLYTGTAIPVQIGLLLVIGSVLYGVLTTPIILFSYHPIFNSLGFFLLGQGILITQPEPRSAAQKQVGGELHGILNSLSVLAYCVGAGVILYNKEKNHAEHFYSWHGTFGIITYGALVLVMLVGAAQFWWPIEVFGSVHKGRAIYKFHRVGGYLVWGLTAFTILLALESDFNHNALHISYYTVAPGLALVALFFFKRANFSRMKIFG, encoded by the coding sequence ATGAGTGACCGACAGAATTTATTGGGAAATGAGGGAGTAAGCACAGAGAGCCGAGCCGAGCTCAAGCGCCAGACGCTCAGCAATCTGTACACTGGTACAGCCATTCCCGTGCAGATTGGGCTGCTTTTGGTGATTGGATCGGTGCTATATGGAGTGCTGACCACGCCCATCATTCTGTTTTCGTACCATCCCATCTTCAACTCACTGGGATTCTTCCTGCTTGGCCAGGGTATTCTGATCACTCAGCCCGAGCCTCGATCGGCGGCCCAGAAGCAGGTGGGCGGCGAGCTCCACGGCATTCTCAACTCCCTGTCAGTGCTCGCCTACTGCGTGGGGGCCGGCGTGATTCTctacaacaaggagaagaaccacGCGGAGCACTTTTACTCTTGGCACGGAACCTTTGGCATCATTACTTATGGTGCGCTAGTGCTAGTGATGCTTGTTGGCGCGGCCCAGTTCTGGTGGCCCATTGAGGTGTTCGGATCCGTGCACAAGGGCCGGGCCATCTACAAGTTCCACCGTGTGGGCGGTTACTTGGTGTGGGGTCTAACGGCATTCACGATTCTGCTCGCCCTTGAGTCGGACTTCAACCACAATGCTCTGCACATTAGCTACTACACAGTGGCCCCCGGCCTAGCCCTGGTGGCTCTGTTTTTCTTCAAGCGAGCTAACTTTTCCCGAATGAAGATTTTCGGGTAG